One genomic region from Bradyrhizobium icense encodes:
- the trbJ gene encoding P-type conjugative transfer protein TrbJ translates to MLKGICRLCSNTTIGAAVTIVLSLIIAVNGSRRLGAQVIVFDPSNYSQNLLTAARALEQINNQVRSLQNQAQSLLNQAKHLAALPTSVVGQLASTISQMNSLIAQAKGISFDVQRTQQDFARLYPRQYGAATSSDKMVQDATTRWDNSYEGLQQALTLQSAIVSTLGQDGQTLRTLMASSSGAIGSLQAQQSGNELLALQIKQSLQTQALLATQARADTLRAAEQQASVAAARERFIRFIGDGQAYARRR, encoded by the coding sequence ATGCTCAAGGGCATCTGCCGCCTATGCTCCAACACGACCATAGGAGCAGCAGTAACAATAGTTCTATCTCTCATCATCGCCGTGAACGGATCGCGGCGGCTTGGAGCGCAAGTCATCGTGTTCGATCCATCGAACTACAGTCAGAACCTTCTGACTGCCGCACGAGCGCTTGAGCAAATCAACAACCAAGTCAGGAGCCTGCAAAATCAGGCTCAGTCACTTCTCAATCAGGCCAAACACCTTGCCGCTCTCCCAACGAGCGTGGTCGGTCAGCTCGCTTCGACGATCAGTCAGATGAACAGCCTGATTGCTCAGGCGAAGGGCATCTCATTCGATGTTCAACGAACCCAGCAGGATTTTGCACGATTGTATCCTCGCCAGTATGGGGCGGCCACGTCGTCCGACAAGATGGTGCAGGACGCCACCACACGCTGGGACAACAGCTATGAGGGACTGCAACAGGCGCTCACGCTTCAATCGGCGATCGTCAGTACCCTGGGCCAGGATGGCCAGACGCTTCGCACGTTAATGGCAAGCTCATCGGGAGCGATCGGCTCGCTGCAAGCCCAGCAGTCGGGCAATGAACTGCTCGCCTTGCAGATCAAGCAGTCGTTGCAGACGCAGGCTCTGCTGGCAACCCAGGCACGCGCGGACACGTTAAGAGCCGCCGAGCAGCAGGCTTCCGTTGCGGCCGCCCGGGAGCGCTTCATCCGCTTCATCGGCGATGGCCAAGCCTACGCCCGCCGCAGATAG